Within Mongoliitalea daihaiensis, the genomic segment GCTCTTGCAATAACCTTGTTTGGACGTTGGGAATAATACTGATATGATCGATTGGATCAATAGAAAGCTGTGTTTCGGGATCAAAAGTTCGAATACTTTCAATTTCCCTCCCAAAAAGCTCTATGCGAAAAGGAATCTCGTTGGCATAAGAAAATACGTCCAAAATTCCACCTCGAATAGAAAACTGCCCGGGTTCATATACAAAATCCGTCTTTTCAAAATCATAGGTCATCAACAGTTCTGAAATAAACGCGATATCTACCTTTTCACCCACTTTCGCAGTAAATGTATGGTCTTTCAACGATCGCTTGTTGATGACTTTTTCATACAAGGCCTCTCCATAGGTCACCACTATTGTTGGTTCATCCGGAGCATCTAGGATTTTATTCAAAATCTCAGCCCTCATAAGGATGTTGGCATTTTCTATTTCGTCAAATTGATATGGACGTTTGTAACTCGAAGGAAACAAATAAACCTGTTGCCCATTGATCAACTCCTGAAGATCATTTGTCAAGTAAGCCGCTTCTTCTTTGTCGTGTGCAATGATCAGATGAAAACCACCCACCTGCTTGATCAAAGACAAAAACACAACCATATCCAAGCTTCCGGATAGGCCCTTCAGCTGAAATTTCTTTTCCTTCTTGTCTTGAATGTGTTGAGAAAGACTTAATATAAAAGGATCATTCTCGTAGAGAGAAAGAAATGCAGACTTTTCCAAAATAGGTGTCGTTGTTATGAAGCCACAAAGGTAAGAAAATGATTTCTTTTAATTCTTTGGGCCTGTAAAAGGAAATTATAAACCAAAAGCTGAACCGTCTACCGTTTAAAATGTTTACTGTAAAAACCAATATTGATATATGACTAAAACGACCGAAAGTTGGTTTAGAAAAATTGAAAAAATGCATCCCTATCAGACACTCATGTATTTAGGCATGTTTGGGAGCGGATTGATATTTCTATTTATGACTACTGCATTTTTGGCTTCCGATACCAGTATGGTAGAAGCAACGAAATTTAGAATGCCCAAATCATTTATATTAAGTACACTAGTGTTGTTGATCAGTGGATATACTGTAAGCAAATTACTTTTGCACTACAGAGAAGACAGTGTACAAAAATTAAAAAACAGTTTATTAATCACCTTCTTTTTAGGGGTTATTTTTACTGTATTGCAATTTATCGGCTGGAAGGAATTATCGCTGATGGGAGTTGATTTTAGAGGGCTTCCCAGTGGAAGTTTTCTTTATGTACTCAGCGGTATTCATATTTTTCACTTAATTGGGGCTATGATTTTTGCATTGATAATGGTCTATCAATACAGCCGTATCGAAAAAGATGAGATCAAAAACTTAGTCTTATTGACCAATCCTTTCGAACGCATGCGTATCGAGTTATTCACTATTTATTGGCATTTCATGGATTTTATCTGGTTGGTATTATTCATGATTTTTGTCTTTGTATTTTAACACATCTATGAAAATCACCATTGAATCGAGCGTTGAACAAAATTATCTTCAAGTGAAAGAAGGGTTTAATGAACAATTATTCACGAAACTCGCTCCCCCCTTCCCTCCTGTCAAATTGTTGCGTTTTGATGGATCCAAAAAAGGAGATGTGGTATCTCTTGAGTTAAATTTTCTTTTTTTTAAACAGCGCTGGACAAGTGATATTGTAGCAGACGAAACAACAGAAGAGGAGTTTTATTTCATTGATCAAGGAGTTGAATTGCCATTTTTTCTTAAAGCATGGGAACATAAACACCGAATTATCAAAAATGGGGAAGGTAGCATCATTCGGGATGAAATTACATACAAGGGACCTTTTGGTCTAATGACGATCCTACTTTACCCCGCATTATACCTTCAATTCCTTTATAGAAAACCAATTTACCGGAAAATCTTTCGCATCAAAAAGTAAAAGCTTGCACTTAGGCAAGCTTTAAATGATCACATTCAGGGATTTGACAATCTCCATAGAGTACCAAGGAGTGAGAAGTTATGCCCGAAAGAAACTCTTTTCCCATAGCTTCCTTGATTGCATTTAATCGCTCATCTGAAAATTCACGTATTTTTCTACATTGATTGCACACATGATGATCATGGTGCTTGTAGGTCAGCGCTTGTTCATACAAAGCAACTTTATCTTTAAATTGGTGTTTGACCGCCAGACCACACTCTACCAATAAATCAAGAGTGTTATAAATAGTTGCCCGGCTGATGCTATAGCCTTTATTGCGCATCATCAAAAAAAGCCCTTCTACGTCAATATGCTCATCTTGGGGAAGCGCATACAACTCATCAATCACTGAAAAGCGTTCGGGAGTTTTTCTGCTTCCTTGTCTTAACAGATAGTTTTCAAATATTTTTTTTGCTTTTTCGACTAAAGATTTCTCGGCCATAAGGAATAATTAAAAAATAAAGATGCAGGAATTTTTGGACTTAATCAAGTTTGTGGACTTGGATTGATGCATGTCAATAATCATGATTAATGGTAAAATTGCTATTTCAACCGATAAACAAATGGTTTATTTCTTCCGTTTTTAAAAGAATATAGCTAGCTTTTGCCTGAGTACGCGTAAGCTTAATCACCTCCCTGTATGAAAATGCGAATTTTCTTTTTTCTTATTTTCTTGAGCTTGCACATACCTGTTAAAGGTCAGGTGCCTGGTTTTTTTATGAAAGACCCATCAAAAAAAGTGGAGTTACCATTCATCTTGTCTGGTAATCTGATCATCATACCTATTTCAGTAAATGGATCAGAACCTGTTAATTTTTTATTAGATACCGGAGTCAAAACCAATATTTTATTTAGTAAAAGCATTGGAGATCAAATGAATCTCCAATACACCAGAAAATTGGAATTGGTCGGGGCAGATGGAAAAGCACTGCTGTCGGCTTCTGTCTCACCCAACAATCCGATGGACCTAGGTCCTGTTGAAGGACAGCTTCAAACATTGTTGGTATTGGATGAAGACTTTTTTGAGCTGGAGGCTGTACTAGGGTTACCAATTTATGGAGTGATAGGCTATGAATTTTTCAAATACAATCCTGTCAAAATTGATTATGATCGCGCAGTGATTACTTTTTACGATACCAATCGGGTCAAATGGAGACCCTTAGGATTTAAAAAATTAACTATTTCTATGGACAACAGCAAGCCTTATGTACAAGGGAAGGTAAAACAACTGTTTGGAGAAGAAGTAAACACCAAGTTATTAGTAGATCTAGGCGCAAATCATGGTCTCTTATTGAATTTGGAAACATCCAAAGATTTACAAATGCCTCCCAGATACTTGGAAAGTGAGCTTGGTAGGTCTTTGGGTGGGGATCTCGTAGGTTATGTAGGTAGAGTGAAGTCCTTGAAACTTTCTGGAATACGGTTTACAGATATCTTAACATCGTATCCTGAGGAAACTGAATTCAGTTACATAATCAAAGAGAGTGGACGCAACGGAAGCATTGGTTCAGAAATTTGGGGCAGGACACGCATGATTATCGATTATAGAAGGGATCGGATCTTTTTCAAGCGGGGAAGTACTTTTGGAAATCCATTTGAGTTTGACATGAGCGGAATCACCCCAAAGATGGTCAGTGCCGAAGACAAACGATTCTATATTGCAGGGGTGCGATATGGTTCACCAGGTTTTATGGCAGGAGTACAAGAGGGCGACGAAATCATCAGCATCAATAAAATTCCGATCGATTTTTGGGAATTATCAGATTTAATCAAGCTTTTTAGATCAGAAGAAGGAAGAGAAGTAAGCTTAGGCCTGAGGCGTTTCGATGAAGAATTAAAAGAGTTTGAAGACCTCACTGCTAATTTTAAGCTAAAAAGACAAATATAATAGTATCTTTAGACGGTAGGAAGATTGTTTTTGATAATTGCTATATTTGATCCTCATCTTAGTAATTTTCGATTTAGCCGTCTCCTTTACATAGCGTATGTCAAATATTGTTGTAGCTTCATCAAAAAACATATTACTTACTTTCAAGAAGCATCTGGACAGTAAGATTGAGCTATTGTACATATCTACGGAAGCGCGAAGTTATGCCGAAGAAGGCGAAAAGTTTTATAAAATAGAATTCATTGAATCGTTATTTCCTACCTTCAATGGTAGTTTTTTTTATACAATTTTTGATGAACTTGGAAAAGGAGATAAACCGACAGCTCCTATTTTAATTGGTAAAAATCACTATCAATTTGTAGAAATAGAAGGCTACGTAATTGCTATGGAGGATGGGTCATACTTGGTAAATGCCCTGATATCTCCTTTACGTTTCCCATCAGAAAATAAGTATGCATGGATCTTTCAAAACGATCAAAATAAAGTTTATAACGCATTAATCAACAAAGAAAAAGTTGAAGATGTCATTGGTTGGAAAAACTTTATAAAAGAATCTTTTGATTTTTTATCAGCCGATTCAATTGCACAGTTTGAAAAAGGCAATGAAGATGCTGTCATAACCTTGTTCCCTGGCTATCTCTATTTGACAAAAAAGAAGATATCAGCCAGCCATTGTTTGGTCAAGATAGAATACTCCAAAGAAAGAAATGTTCCTCAAGCGATCGATGAAGGTGCTGACAACTTTTATTATTATGAGTTAGATCAAGAATCCTTTCAATACAACTGGTCTGGACCTATTCATAAGCTACTCGGTTACACAGATGAATTTTTACGAATGATCAGTATTTCAGATTGGAAAAAACTGATTCATCCAGATGACCATCATATCTACGAAATGGGGCAAAGCCATGCAATCAACATGGTCTACAGAATTTTACATAATGACGGACACTATATTTTTATTAAAGATGATTTAAAAAAATTTACCAATTATAATACCAACAAAACGCTCGGAACGGTATCAGATATTACTACGCTTAAAAAAATAGAAAACGATCTGCTACAGAATAAAACTGTTTTGGAGGAATTAACGGGTGTAGTTCCTGGGATGGTTTATCTAATGAAAACTTTTCAAGATCTAACACATCAATTTATTTTTGTCAGTGAAGGATGCAAACAGTTGACAGAAATAGATGCAAACAACTTTATAGATCACGAAAGTACCTTATTTAAAATTATACATCCGGATGATTTAGAAATCTTATTGGAAGCTGATAGAGCTGCTTTTGAAAAAGATCAAAGCTTTGAATGCTACTTTAGAATTATTACGCCTAGTGGGAAAATAAAATGGATTTATGGCGCATCTGACCGATTGAAACAATATGAAAATGACTCCATTTGGGCAGGAATTTTTGTGGATGTAACACAATCTAAAGATAAAGAAGAGGAGGCTAATCTTCTGATGAATAGGTATCGGTTGCTTTTTGATGAAAGCCCACTTCCAATATTTCGGTTTACTAAAGAAGGCATCATCCAAGATGTCAACAAGAGCTTCACTGAAAAGATTGACATCACGGACAAAGAAATACTAATCGGAAAAAATATTTTTGACTTGATTGGAGATAATCCCATCAAACAGGCATATTTGGACTGTATAAACAAAGGCTTTGGTTTCTTTGAAGGGCCATACCTCAGTTACTTTAACCAAAAGCTTTTTCACCTGCGTGCAACTGCAAAGCCCATTGATAATGGAGAAAACTTTCAGGCAATCCTAGAAGATATTTCTGAGCAAGAATATGTTCATAATATCATATCAAAATTGACCGAACGAACATCTAAATTTAGTGGCCAAGAATTTTTTGATGCCTTAACTGAGTTTTTTTCACTAAACCTCCAAATGAGTGATTGCTTTATCGCAGAGATTGATAGCACAAAAAATGCTGCAAAAGTAATTTCTTATCACCAAAACGGGAAAAAACAAAAGAACTTTATTTACGATTTAGAACACACCCCTTGCAAGGAATGCCTATCATCAGGTACACCTTTAATTATCCCTAATCAAGCATATAAAAAATATCCATTGGATACATATTTGGTTGATCGGCAGGTCAATAGCTACATGGCATCACCCATTCATGATGCAGAAGGAAATCAACTAGGTCTATTGGTTATGTTTGATTGTGATAGTAAAGTTTATGGGGCAGGAAAAAAAGAATTTTTGAATGTACTTTCGGATCGAATTGGGGCGGAGCTCAATCGAATAAATTTTGAAAACAGACTCATTGAATCCGAGCAGCTCTTTAGAAGTATTGCTGAAAACTTTCCTAAAGGCATCGTAGAAGTGTTGGATAATAAACTCTTCTATGTGTACACCGATGGCAAAGAATACCATGATATGGGAATTGATCCGAACCAATTGGTTGGTACAGCCCACCTGTCTAAGTACGAAAGTTATATTTCAAATGAAGTTCGTAAACAACTCGATAAAGTACTTCAAGGAGAGTCTGTCATGTTTGAAGTTATCATTGGTGATCGATACTATCTAAAAAGCGGCGTTCCCTTGTACAATAAACAAGGGAAAATAGATAGAATCCTTTTGGTAACTCAAAACATCACTGAAACCAAAATAGCCGAGGAAGAACGAGAACAATTGATCCGTGATTTAAAATCGCAAAATGAAGAGCTTCAACGCTTTGCATACATTATTTCACATAATTTGCGCGCACCTATTGTAAATATTTCCTCCCTACTAGAACTCTACAATACAAAAAACCCATCAGATGTAGAAAACGAAGAAGTAATCCACAACCTAAAAATATCCACTGATATACTCAATGATACCTTGAAAGACTTGATTGAGGTGGTGTCCATCAAAAAAAATAAGGTACCCAAGATTGAAAATATTCAATTCAAAGATCTAACAACACGGGTCTTGACTTCGTTGGCAAACCAAATCAAGGAATCCGGTGCTATCATCACCAAGGATTTTTCGGAATGTAGTAACATTAGCTATATTTTTGCACATCTTGAAAATTTCCTTATGAACTTGACTACCAATTCTTTAAAATATAAACACCCTGATAGAAAACCAGAAATTTTTATTCGAACCTTTAAAGACTCAGAAGGTTTTGTGGTTTTGGAATTTAAAGATAACGGGATAGGAATAGACCTAGAACGATATGGAGATAGACTCTTCGGGTTGTATCAACGTTTTCATTCACATGTGGAAGGGAAAGGGTTGGGTCTATACCTAGTGAGAGAACAAATCAGGGCACATGACGGAAATCTAAAAATCAAAAGTAAAGTAGGGGAAGGTACCGTATTCCATATTTTCCTCAGAAACCTAAAACCTACAACCACAACCGTCGCGGTCAATTAATTGCAAAGCCCAACAATTAATCTTTATATTCGTACAAGCAATCATCAAATTACAGCATCAAACTATGAAAAAAGCGCTTATTCCTATTGTAGTCATCGCCATTTTAGGATTATTTCTCTACACAAAAGCCGTAGGTGTATATAACATGTTTGTTCAAAACGAGGAAACTGTCAATGGTACTTGGGCAGAAGTGGAAACCCAATACCAACGAAGAGCCGATTTGATTCCAAATTTGGTCAATACGGTCAAAGGGTATGCTGACTTTGAACAGTCAACTTTGACTGGGGTGATCGAAGCACGTTCCAAAGCTACCGGCATTACCCTTCAGGCAGATGACCTAAGCCCTGAGAAAATTGCTCAATTCCAACAAGCACAAGATCAATTGAGTGGGGCTCTAAGCAGATTATTAGTTGCTGTAGAACGCTATCCGGACCTAAAGGCCAACCAAAACTTCCTAGAATTACAGGCACAACTAGAAGGTACAGAAAATAGAATTGCTGTTGCCCGTAGAAACTTTAACCAAAATGTACAGTCTTACAATTCTAATCTGAGAACATTTCCCAACAATGTCTTTGCTGGTTGGTATGGCTTTGAGCGTAAAGGATATTTTGAAGCATCAGAAGGTGCAGAAAATGCACCTACAGTACAGTTTTAAATAAAAATCATGCCCAAGAGTTTATTTTCAGAAGAGGACAGAGGTTTAATTGTTAATAGCATACAAGCCGCTGAGCTAGTAACATCAGGAGAAATTCAGGTACATATTGAAAATCATTGTGCCGATGATGTGATGGACCGTGCAGCTGAAGTATTTGAGCTGTTAAAAATGCATCAAACCAGGCAGCGAAATGCTGTCCTTTTCTATTTGGCTGTTGAAGACCATAAATTTGCCGTTCTTGGAGACTGTGGTATCAATGCAGTGGTACCTCCTGACTTTTGGGAAAATATCAAAGAACTGATGATTACGGAATTCAAAGAAGGTAATTTCACCCAAGGATTAATAGCAGGAATTGACCAATGCGGATTACAGCTCAAAGCACACTTTCCTTTTGACAAAGAAAACGACACCAATGAATTGTCAGACGACATATCCTTTGGCTAAATCTACCCATGTATAAATCCATTTTAACCCTTTTCCTTGCAACACTCTTAAGCCTTGACATGTGGGCTCAAGGAGATTTTCCAGCGCCACCCAATCCACCAAAATTGGTTAATGATTTTTCCGAGTCTTTGAATGCAAACGAGGTACATGCATTGGAGCAGAAGCTCCGCGCCTACAACGATAGCACTTCTTCCCAGGTTAGTATCGTCTTGATACAATCAGTAGGTCCTTACGACATAAGTGACTACGCCTTTCAATTAGGAGATCAGTGGGGTATTGGACGAAAAGATAAGGACAATGGAATTTTGATCTTAGCTGCTATGCAGGACCGAAAGGTATTTATTGCTACTGGTTATGGCATGGAAGGAGTTGTCCCTGATATTTTAGCCAAAAGGATTGTAGAACAGCTGATTGTACCAAATTTTCGTATGGAACAATACTATGTTGGGCTAGACAAAGCTACCGATATGATTTTCAAATTGGCTAGTGGAGAGTATCAAGCTGATAAGGTAGCTTCCGGTGCAAATGATGGAGGTGCTATTCTCTTCTTCTTATTTTTCTTTTTACTGATTTTCATCATCGCTTCCAAAAATAAAAAGGATAATAACAACCACATGGGAGGCAGAGGAGGAAATGTAGACTTATTCACTACGATCATGCTTGCAAATATGCTCAAAGGAGGGAATAGAGGAAAGTTTGGAGATTTCTCATCCGGACGAGGTGGATTTGGAGGAGGTTCTTCATTTGGGGGATTCGGAGGAGGTTCTTTTGGGGGAGGAGGAGCCGGAGGCAGCTGGTAATCACCCCATTTTTCCAGCAGCAATCACGGCCAAATCCACCATGGAAGCCTTTGCTTCTAGAAGACTGTTAGCACAAGCAACCAACGTAGCTCCTGTAGTCATCACATCATCCACCAATAAAACCCGCTTGTTTTCAACCGAATTGACGACCTGAAATACATTTTCAACATTATCTAATCGCTGCGAGCGGGACTTTCTCGTCTGAGTTTCAGTATTTACAGATCGAATAAGAGAATTTACCAAAGGAATTTGAAGGCTATCAGCAAGGCCTTTTCCAAATTGCTCGCTTTGGTTGTAACCCCTCCTTTTTTGCTTGGAAGGGTGTAAAGGTACGGGAGTAATTTGATCCCAAGCATCTGCAAACGAATGTTGTATTAATAACTGACCATAGAGCTTACCCAAGGTTACTCCGATATCCGGTTTATTTTTATACTTGAGTTGATGCAATAGCCGCTGACTCATTCCCTTTTTCGTAAATCTCAAAAAAGACATGACACGGTAAACGGGCATTAGGCCAGTAACTTTGATAACTAAGTCATTGTTCTGCGGACGGAGGTGATAATCAGTGATCGGAAGGGCTCCTTCGCATACTTTACATAGTACATGCTCAAAATCAAATAAACTCCTGCTACAACCTGCACAGGTTCTAGGAAAGACCAAAGACAAAAAATCTTCTACAATGTTGAAACGCATTCGCAAAAAGGCTTGTTAGGACTGATTGACAGGAAAATACCTGCTATATTTGTCACTTGTAATTGATACCTAAAATTTAATGAATTTAATAGAAGAATTCAATAGCTATAGAGCCCAGATGAATGAGAAAATCATGGACTCTGACAATAAAGTAATCAAACGTTTCTTCAACTTGGATACGAACACGTATGCTGATGGAGCTGTGGATGTAAAAACCAAAGAAATGATCGGTTTGGCCTGTTCTATGGTCTTAAGATGTGATGATTGCATCAAGTATCATTTGGGCAAGTGCTATGAAGTAGGGTTGACAAAAACGGAGATCTTCGAGGTGTTCTCCATTGCCACTGTGATTGGAGGGTCTATCGTCATTCCACACTTAAGAAGAGCCGTGGAATATTGGGAATTATTGGAACAGGAGGCAAGTAAATAACCATGTTGAAACGAGACCTAGAGCTGGAGAGAAAGTGGAGTAAACTCTTGGGAGGACTGGAGGAGTTGATCGGAAAAAAACCAAAAGACCTCAATGGTGTTTTATTTTTGATTGGTGTACAGGAGCTGGGACAAGGCAATAAAAACTTTTCTAAGGAAGAAAAACAAGACTTGATGCACATCGCGATCTGTAAAGTCTTGAGTTTAGCTGGTTTTTATGAGTTGGATTATATCGATCAAGAAGGTTGGCCTCATTGGAAATTAATCAAGAAACTACCACACTTTGATATTTTAGAACAGGAAAAGCTCTTGAAAATACAGGTGATGGAATACTTTGAACAAGAATTTCAGATTGAAATCAAATAAATTTAGTCAATCATAGCACTTTCAGCAATGAAAATCGTATCCTACAATGTGAATGGTATTCGTGCAGCCCTCAACAAAGGTTTTGCAGACTGGTTACAGGCTGTAAATGCCGATGTAATTGGCCTACAGGAAATCAAAGCAGAAATCCATCAATTTGACCGCCGAATATTTGAAGACATGGGTTATGAACTCATTTGGTACCCAGCAGTCAAAAAAGGATATTCGGGTGTAGCCATTTTGACAAAGCTAAAACCACTAAATATTGTCTATGGAATGGATATGAGTGTTTACGATGATGAAGGAAGAATGGTACGAGCGGATTTCGAAGATTTCTCTTTTATATCGGCTTATTTCCCATCCGGCACCACAGGAGACGTCCGACAAGACTTTAAATACAAGTTTTTAGACGACATCTACGGGTATTCGCAGGATTTAAAGAAAAATATTCCTAATTTGATCATTAGTGGGGATTATAACATTTGTCATAAGGCAATTGATATCCATAATCCAATTTCTAACAAAAATTCATCTGGTTTTCTTCCAGAAGAACGTGCTTGGATGGATAAGTTTACTGAAAGTGGTTTTATTGATAGTTTCAGAGCATTCAATTCCGAAGCGCATCAATATACTTGGTGGAGTTACCGTGCCAATTCAAGAGCTAAAAATCTTGGATGGAGAATTGACTATCATATGGCCACAGCGGGAGCAATGCAAAAAATTAAAGGAGCAAGCATCTTAGCAGATGCACAGCATTCGGATCATTGTCCCATCATGATAGAATTAGAATAGGAAAAAATTATCTAAGTAAAATTAATTAAAGCTTGATGAAATCTATTAAAATTTCAATCCCTTCTCTGATCGACAACATTAAAGTCGTAGAAAGTTTTATTGATAACGCACGGGAACAATTTCCAATAGACGAAGATATCTATGGAAATATCATGATTTCAGTAACTGAATGCGTTACCAATGCTATTCTACACGGAAACAAAAAAGATAAAGAGAAGACAGTCGACTTGGAACTTCAATTTGATGAAGAGCAAGTAACTTTCATCATCAAGGACCAAGGACCAGGCTTTGATTACGAACATTTAGAGGATCCTACGTCACCTGAAAATTTAGAAAAATCAGGTGGGAGAGGAATATACATCATCAAACATTTATGCGATGAAGTAAAGTTTGAAGATAAAGGAAGTAGAACGCTTTTAACATTCTACATGTAAGTCTATGGCTATTCACTTTTTTGAAGAAGATATACAATTCAATTTAAAACCTAAGGCCACGTACAAAAAGTGGTTAAAAGAACTTGCACAAACTCACCAAAAGAAGATTGGTGAATTAAATTACATCTTCTGTTCAGACGAGTACCTCTACTCCATAAATGTTGAATACTTAAATCATCACACGTACACTGACATCATCACATTTGATAATTCAGAGTTGGATACTACAATAGAGGGAGATATTTTTATCAGCATTGATCGAATTAAGGATAATGCAAATAAGTTAAATATTCCATTTGAGACAGAATTACAACGCGTACTAAGTCATGGAATTTTACATTTACTCGGATACAAAGACAAAAAAGAAGAGGATCAAAAAATCATGAGAGCCATGGAAGAACAATCCATCGCTCTATTTCCAATATGTTCCACGTGAAACACTGGAATAAAAACAAAGAGAAAACAAGAACTGTTCCACGTGGAACACCAAACAAAAAAAAGATATGTTTCCACAATATGATGTGATTGTAGTAGGAGCAGGGCATGCAGGTTGTGAAGCCGCACATGCTGCTGCAAAGATGGGAGCAAAGGTACTCTTATGTACCATGAATATGAATACCATCGCACAAATGTCTTGCAACCCTGCAATGGGTGGAGTTGCCAAGGGTCAAATCGTGCGAGAAATTGATGCACTTGGAGGGCTATCGGGAATCATCTCAGATAAATCCATGATCCAATTTCGCATGCTCAATCGTTCCAAAGGTCCCGCCATGTGGTCTCCTAGAACTCAAAATGATCGCATGCGTTTTGCAGAAGAATGGAGATTAGCATTGGAGCAAACACCCAATGTGGACTTTTGGCAAGAAATGATTGCTGGATTAGTGGTGAAAGAGGGAAGGGTTACAGGTGTACGAACAGGAATAGGTATAGAAATAGAAGGTAAATCCGTTGTTTTAACCAATGGGACATTCCTTAATGGAATTATACATATTGGTGAAAAACAATTTGGCGGTGGACGAACAGGAGAATCCGCAGCTAAAGGAATCACCGAACAACTGGTACAACTAGGCTTCGAAGCTGGAAGAATGAAGACAGGAACACCACCACGTGTAGATGGAAGAAGCTTGGATTATAGCAAAATGGAAATTCAATATGGTGATGAAAATCCTGAAAAATTTTCCTATTCCGACGAAACAAGCCCACTCAAGGAACAACACAACTGTTGGATAACATATACCAATAAATCAGTACATGAAACTTTAGAAACAGGATTTGATCGATCGCCTATGTTTAATGGGAGGATCCAAGGCCTGGGTCCACGATACTGTCCCTCCATAGAAGATAAAATCAATCGGTTTGCAGAACGAGAACGGCATCAAATATTTGTAGAACCAGAGGGATGGAATACCGTAGAAATTTATGTCAATGGATTCTCTACATCCTTACCAGAAGATGTACAGTATAAAGCGATGAGATTAATTCCCGGATTCGAACATGCAAAAATGTTCAGGCCAGGATATGCGATCGAATATGATTTCTTCCCACCCACACAACTCAAACTAACACTCGAGACCCACTTGATCGAAAACCTTTTCTTCGCGGGTCAGATCAATGGTACCACAGGATACGAAGAAGCAGCATCCCAAGGGTTGATGGCAGGAATAAATGCCGCTTTAAAGGTTAAGGAACAAGATCCATTCATTCTCAAAAGATCCGATGCATATATCGGGGTATTAATTGACGATTTGATCAATAAGGGTACAGAAGAACCTTATCGAATGTTTACATCCAGAGCAGAATTTAGACTCTTACTGAGACAGGACAATGCAGATTTAAGATTAACAGAACAAGGATATAAAATCGGTTTAGCAGATGAGGTACGCTACCAAAAGATGCTTCACAAAAAATCAGAAACAGCTAAACTTATCAATGATCTTCGACAAAAAAGAGTAGCTCCAGAAGAGGTTAACACGGGTCTTGAATTTATTGGATCTGCCACCATAAAGGAAAAAGTTACTGTTGAAAAACTCTTAAAGCGTCCACAAATAGGAATGGAAGAACTGAAAAGCTTACATACCGACATAGCAGAGTACTTAAAGAAATATGCGAAAGATGTTCTTGAACAGGCAG encodes:
- a CDS encoding cytochrome c oxidase subunit 3, producing the protein MTKTTESWFRKIEKMHPYQTLMYLGMFGSGLIFLFMTTAFLASDTSMVEATKFRMPKSFILSTLVLLISGYTVSKLLLHYREDSVQKLKNSLLITFFLGVIFTVLQFIGWKELSLMGVDFRGLPSGSFLYVLSGIHIFHLIGAMIFALIMVYQYSRIEKDEIKNLVLLTNPFERMRIELFTIYWHFMDFIWLVLFMIFVFVF
- a CDS encoding SRPBCC family protein; the protein is MKITIESSVEQNYLQVKEGFNEQLFTKLAPPFPPVKLLRFDGSKKGDVVSLELNFLFFKQRWTSDIVADETTEEEFYFIDQGVELPFFLKAWEHKHRIIKNGEGSIIRDEITYKGPFGLMTILLYPALYLQFLYRKPIYRKIFRIKK
- a CDS encoding Fur family transcriptional regulator is translated as MAEKSLVEKAKKIFENYLLRQGSRKTPERFSVIDELYALPQDEHIDVEGLFLMMRNKGYSISRATIYNTLDLLVECGLAVKHQFKDKVALYEQALTYKHHDHHVCNQCRKIREFSDERLNAIKEAMGKEFLSGITSHSLVLYGDCQIPECDHLKLA
- a CDS encoding aspartyl protease family protein; the protein is MKMRIFFFLIFLSLHIPVKGQVPGFFMKDPSKKVELPFILSGNLIIIPISVNGSEPVNFLLDTGVKTNILFSKSIGDQMNLQYTRKLELVGADGKALLSASVSPNNPMDLGPVEGQLQTLLVLDEDFFELEAVLGLPIYGVIGYEFFKYNPVKIDYDRAVITFYDTNRVKWRPLGFKKLTISMDNSKPYVQGKVKQLFGEEVNTKLLVDLGANHGLLLNLETSKDLQMPPRYLESELGRSLGGDLVGYVGRVKSLKLSGIRFTDILTSYPEETEFSYIIKESGRNGSIGSEIWGRTRMIIDYRRDRIFFKRGSTFGNPFEFDMSGITPKMVSAEDKRFYIAGVRYGSPGFMAGVQEGDEIISINKIPIDFWELSDLIKLFRSEEGREVSLGLRRFDEELKEFEDLTANFKLKRQI